A genomic window from Helicobacter suis HS1 includes:
- a CDS encoding TolC family protein: MRTLLILGFLLACLNARTLSLEEFYKRVEHNSMELIQKKATFISLLEEQKSTNSWDFPFISNETSIVRNYQGIAEPQPRTVLMIKPKLPWVSRLLARSLSIKNVQYRKSYELSRNLAFIGAKRLYLNYILNIEKYNVYSRREQIFLSQLNAAKSKVAAGSMSKKDYINFKNSYLESKLAKINTETLIINQERMLNTMLAIVDPVERGSDFGIFLDKKHALRISGLKFEYVHLGEHALERVLQRSLYVEILDLAAKDYRVNANLANRNVFQNFEFGLGSESYNSATNLSMEFYIPLPVTPKNIHLKRKFMALENGTRAQNEVMKRNIHINANAYLNQLETKEKYIRIQIDAIDNKAKLMEMGRVAYEAQKIGLFEYLFYQNAYMDALIALAEARIEYVNITALLEETLGETLTHIGSAY, encoded by the coding sequence GTGCGCACTCTTCTTATTTTAGGATTTTTACTAGCATGTTTAAATGCCCGTACCCTCTCCTTAGAAGAGTTTTACAAACGAGTAGAACATAACTCTATGGAACTTATCCAAAAAAAGGCCACTTTCATTAGTCTTTTAGAGGAGCAAAAGTCTACTAATTCTTGGGATTTTCCCTTTATTTCTAATGAAACCTCTATTGTTAGAAACTACCAAGGCATCGCAGAACCCCAACCCAGAACGGTTTTAATGATCAAGCCTAAACTCCCATGGGTGAGTCGTTTGCTAGCTAGAAGTTTATCTATTAAGAATGTGCAGTACCGCAAGAGTTATGAGTTAAGCCGTAATTTGGCTTTCATTGGAGCTAAAAGGCTGTATTTAAATTATATTCTTAATATTGAAAAATACAATGTCTATTCCCGTAGAGAGCAAATTTTTTTATCCCAGCTTAATGCTGCTAAAAGCAAAGTTGCAGCAGGGAGTATGTCTAAGAAGGATTATATCAACTTTAAAAACTCTTATTTAGAATCCAAACTAGCCAAGATCAACACAGAAACCCTCATTATCAACCAAGAACGCATGCTAAATACGATGCTAGCCATTGTAGATCCAGTAGAGCGGGGTTCTGATTTTGGTATTTTTTTAGACAAAAAACACGCGTTAAGGATTTCTGGGTTAAAATTTGAATATGTGCATTTGGGCGAACATGCTTTAGAACGGGTGTTACAACGATCGCTTTATGTAGAAATCCTTGATCTAGCCGCTAAAGATTACCGAGTAAATGCTAATTTGGCTAATCGCAATGTTTTCCAAAACTTTGAATTTGGCTTGGGTTCAGAAAGTTATAACTCAGCCACTAATTTATCTATGGAGTTTTATATTCCCTTGCCTGTAACGCCTAAAAATATCCATCTTAAACGCAAATTCATGGCATTAGAGAATGGTACGCGTGCTCAAAATGAAGTTATGAAACGCAATATCCACATTAATGCAAATGCCTACCTCAACCAATTAGAAACCAAAGAAAAATATATCCGAATCCAAATTGATGCCATTGATAATAAAGCCAAACTTATGGAAATGGGAAGAGTGGCTTATGAAGCCCAAAAGATTGGTTTATTTGAGTATCTTTTTTATCAAAATGCCTACATGGATGCTTTAATTGCTCTAGCTGAGGCTAGAATAGAATATGTTAACATCACAGCTTTATTAGAAGAAACTTTAGGAGAGACCCTGACACACATAGGAAGCGCCTATTGA
- a CDS encoding efflux RND transporter periplasmic adaptor subunit, whose product MLVLALLLFVSLKAYDEIILTQKQIDSLGIKVVSLDQKFATRGLPFNAYIDFNNFNLKHTVIQSLGFNATVTAIYKSEGEFVKRGDLICEISSIDLSNLYFELQNNKNKLKVALDVSTKDRSLYKQGVIAKREYQNSHLMSQEMSLRVHQLETTFKNFGIDPANPLGSHGFRIIARNSGILSIAPKVLGEKILPFTTYIRISKNNDLIARIKLSVGLARYIKKGSRVFDDDGNIIGVIQSISVVLDKSSNTILAIAFITKGHFHVGEMIDVYVEGTKPKNSLFIPSNAVIKNNQDYLVFVRTKKGFMPTVIKVIEERSLTFVVSDKNISPQAKVATGSLVSLKGIINHLGDD is encoded by the coding sequence ATTTTGGTTTTAGCCTTGTTGCTTTTTGTCTCTCTTAAAGCCTATGATGAAATCATTTTAACCCAAAAGCAGATTGATAGCTTGGGTATTAAAGTGGTGTCTTTAGATCAAAAATTTGCAACCCGTGGATTGCCCTTTAACGCCTACATTGACTTTAATAATTTTAATCTCAAACACACGGTGATTCAAAGTTTAGGCTTTAATGCGACGGTAACGGCTATTTATAAAAGCGAAGGCGAATTTGTCAAAAGAGGCGATTTGATTTGTGAGATTAGTTCTATTGATTTAAGCAATTTATATTTTGAGTTACAAAACAATAAAAACAAACTCAAGGTAGCCTTAGATGTGAGTACAAAGGATCGCAGTCTTTACAAACAAGGTGTGATCGCTAAAAGAGAGTATCAAAATAGCCATTTAATGAGTCAAGAAATGAGTTTACGGGTACACCAATTAGAAACCACCTTTAAAAACTTTGGAATCGATCCAGCAAACCCTTTAGGATCGCATGGTTTTCGTATCATCGCCCGTAATAGCGGGATTCTCTCTATCGCCCCTAAAGTTTTAGGCGAAAAGATTTTACCCTTCACCACCTATATCCGCATCTCAAAAAATAACGATCTAATCGCGCGCATTAAATTATCCGTAGGCCTTGCGCGCTATATCAAAAAAGGGTCTAGAGTTTTTGATGATGATGGCAACATTATTGGGGTGATTCAAAGTATTTCTGTCGTGTTAGATAAAAGTTCTAACACCATTTTAGCCATAGCATTTATCACCAAAGGCCATTTCCATGTAGGAGAAATGATTGATGTTTATGTGGAGGGCACTAAGCCTAAAAATTCCTTGTTTATCCCTTCTAATGCTGTTATTAAAAACAACCAAGATTATTTGGTCTTTGTACGCACAAAAAAAGGTTTCATGCCCACCGTTATAAAAGTGATTGAAGAGCGCAGCCTTACCTTTGTGGTGAGTGATAAAAATATAAGCCCCCAAGCAAAAGTGGCTACCGGATCTCTAGTTAGTTTAAAAGGCATTATTAATCATCTTGGAGATGATTAA